A genomic stretch from Chitinophaga agri includes:
- a CDS encoding pyridoxal phosphate-dependent aminotransferase: MKLSHLAETLIGSEIIKLAGEIKEKQAKGEKIYNFTIGDFDPKVFPIPAEFEEEIIKAYKEGFTNYPPADGIPELRKSVGDFIAEHENLNYDPAKEIVISCGGRPIIYATFRTIVDRGEKVVYATPSWNNNHYTHFLEAEHVVLETKPENDFMPTAAELKPLLKGATLLALCSPQNPTGTAFGKQQLEEICDLVIAENKSRGADEKPLYVMFDQMYWVLTFGQTQHYTPVSLRPELRDYTIFIDGMSKAFAATGVRVGWALGPAHVIAKMKSILSHVGAWSPMAEQHAAARYLRRKDEVNSYLKKFKGEVEERLQKIYEGFDGLKKAGHPVEAIAPQAAIYLTLKIDLAGKKTADGTVLADQAAVTSYILNEAKLGLVPFYAFGAAKNSPWYRLSVGTCVKEEIPAMIAQLKAALEKLQ; the protein is encoded by the coding sequence ATGAAACTGTCTCATTTAGCCGAAACGTTGATCGGGTCTGAAATTATTAAGCTGGCCGGTGAGATAAAGGAGAAGCAGGCCAAGGGCGAGAAGATCTACAATTTCACTATTGGGGACTTTGATCCCAAGGTATTCCCAATACCGGCTGAATTCGAGGAAGAGATCATAAAGGCTTACAAAGAAGGATTTACCAACTACCCTCCGGCTGATGGTATTCCTGAACTGAGAAAATCTGTTGGTGACTTTATCGCCGAACATGAAAACCTGAACTACGATCCTGCCAAGGAAATTGTCATCTCCTGCGGTGGTCGTCCCATCATCTATGCAACTTTCAGAACTATTGTAGACAGAGGTGAAAAGGTAGTTTACGCTACTCCATCCTGGAACAATAATCACTATACTCATTTCCTGGAGGCAGAACACGTTGTACTGGAAACTAAACCAGAAAACGACTTTATGCCAACTGCTGCTGAACTGAAGCCTCTCCTGAAGGGTGCTACCCTCCTGGCGCTTTGTTCTCCGCAGAACCCAACCGGTACTGCTTTTGGTAAACAACAGCTGGAAGAGATATGCGACCTGGTAATTGCTGAAAACAAAAGCCGTGGCGCCGATGAAAAACCACTGTACGTAATGTTCGACCAGATGTACTGGGTGCTGACCTTCGGTCAGACACAGCACTATACACCGGTATCCCTGCGTCCTGAACTGAGAGACTACACCATCTTCATCGATGGTATGAGTAAAGCCTTCGCGGCAACTGGTGTAAGAGTTGGTTGGGCTTTAGGTCCTGCTCATGTGATAGCAAAAATGAAATCTATCCTCTCTCACGTAGGTGCCTGGAGCCCAATGGCCGAGCAGCACGCTGCTGCCCGTTACCTCCGCCGTAAAGATGAGGTGAACAGCTACCTGAAGAAATTCAAAGGTGAAGTTGAAGAGCGTCTGCAAAAGATCTATGAGGGCTTTGATGGTCTGAAGAAAGCAGGTCACCCTGTTGAAGCGATCGCTCCACAGGCAGCTATCTACCTGACACTGAAAATAGACCTGGCAGGCAAAAAGACTGCTGATGGTACCGTACTGGCCGATCAGGCAGCAGTAACCTCCTACATCCTGAATGAAGCGAAACTGGGTCTGGTGCCATTTTATGCTTTCGGTGCCGCTAAAAACTCTCCATGGTATCGCCTGAGTGTTGGTACCTGTGTAAAAGAAGAGATCCCGGCAATGATCGCTCAGCTGAAAGCTGCACTGGAGAAGCTGCAATAG
- the thiH gene encoding 2-iminoacetate synthase ThiH: MSGFRNIFDQHNWEEEKASIYAKTSRDVEAALAAGKRTLEDFKALISPAAAPYLEQMAQQSRRLTQQRFGHTMQLYIPLYLSNECQNICTYCGFSLDNKIARKTLNKEEILREVEVIKAMGYDHVLLVTGEANQTVGVDYFREAMQLIRPHFSNISMEVQPMDQEDYAALIPHGLHGVLVYQETYHQADYKLHHPKGKKSNFYYRLDTPDRLGKAGIHKIGLGVLIGLEDWRTDSFFTALHLQYLEKTYWQTKYSISFPRLRPCSGGLAPKVVMSDRELVQLICAYRLLDQEVELSLSTRETPKFRDNVIKLGITALSAGSKTNPGGYATDLSSLEQFEISDDRSPAGISHMLRTQGYEPVWKDWEEGY; this comes from the coding sequence ATGTCAGGTTTCAGAAACATTTTTGACCAGCATAACTGGGAAGAGGAGAAAGCGTCTATCTATGCAAAGACATCCAGGGATGTAGAAGCAGCGCTCGCTGCCGGTAAACGCACTTTAGAAGACTTTAAAGCGCTGATCTCACCGGCCGCAGCACCTTACCTCGAACAGATGGCACAACAGAGCAGAAGGCTTACGCAACAGCGTTTCGGGCATACTATGCAATTGTACATACCGTTGTACCTAAGCAATGAATGCCAGAACATCTGTACTTATTGTGGCTTTAGCCTGGATAACAAGATCGCCAGGAAGACGCTGAATAAGGAGGAGATCCTGCGGGAAGTGGAAGTGATCAAGGCAATGGGGTATGATCATGTATTGCTGGTAACAGGGGAGGCCAATCAGACAGTAGGGGTGGACTACTTCCGGGAAGCCATGCAGCTTATACGCCCACATTTCTCCAACATCTCGATGGAAGTACAGCCGATGGATCAGGAAGATTATGCAGCATTGATCCCGCATGGACTGCACGGCGTACTGGTATACCAGGAGACCTACCATCAGGCAGATTATAAACTGCATCATCCCAAAGGAAAGAAATCAAACTTTTATTACCGGCTGGATACACCGGACAGACTGGGAAAAGCAGGCATTCATAAAATAGGGCTGGGGGTGCTGATCGGGCTGGAAGACTGGCGGACGGACAGTTTCTTTACCGCCCTTCATCTGCAATACCTGGAAAAGACCTACTGGCAAACAAAATATAGTATTTCATTCCCCAGGTTACGCCCATGCTCCGGTGGCCTGGCCCCTAAAGTGGTCATGAGCGACCGCGAGCTGGTGCAACTGATCTGTGCCTACAGACTCCTTGACCAGGAAGTGGAATTAAGCCTTTCTACGCGCGAAACACCTAAGTTCCGGGACAATGTTATCAAACTAGGCATTACAGCGCTTAGCGCAGGCTCTAAAACGAATCCCGGGGGGTATGCTACAGACCTATCCTCACTGGAACAGTTTGAGATATCTGATGACCGTAGCCCGGCAGGCATCAGCCATATGCTGCGTACCCAGGGTTATGAACCGGTGTGGAAAGACTGGGAAGAGGGGTACTAG
- a CDS encoding lipocalin-like domain-containing protein — MKKSLLLPVICTVIAAACQQPAPSPSTVQVEDSSLIDVPDTVMPETIIDSVTTVKADTISYSEDQLFGRWLQPVAGVDKAMQGFQLKKNGAITSINTYSMTYDKWSVSHDTLLFWSHIEGTRQKDSAVVIDTTLIRALTDTSLVLFPIKAAEGYLEEYKKAGKKR, encoded by the coding sequence ATGAAAAAAAGTCTGCTTTTGCCAGTAATCTGTACCGTTATTGCCGCAGCTTGTCAGCAGCCCGCTCCTTCTCCCAGTACTGTACAGGTAGAAGATAGCAGCCTGATAGATGTGCCGGATACAGTTATGCCGGAAACGATCATTGATTCCGTTACAACGGTCAAGGCAGATACGATTTCTTATAGTGAAGATCAGCTGTTTGGGAGATGGTTACAGCCGGTTGCTGGTGTGGATAAAGCAATGCAGGGTTTTCAGCTGAAGAAGAACGGGGCTATTACATCCATTAATACCTATTCGATGACATATGACAAGTGGAGTGTGTCGCACGATACGCTGCTTTTCTGGAGTCACATAGAGGGTACCCGGCAGAAAGATTCTGCTGTGGTCATAGATACTACGCTTATCAGGGCACTGACCGACACTTCGTTAGTGCTGTTTCCCATCAAAGCTGCAGAGGGATACCTCGAGGAATATAAAAAGGCAGGTAAAAAGAGATAG
- a CDS encoding thiamine phosphate synthase, translated as MINSLHYISQQTANASHVDNILAACEAGCKWIQLRIKNEPEESIRRQAMAAKAICAKYNATLIINDHPQVAATIGAHGVHVGKEDMTVAAARALTGDNFIIGGTANTLEDILAHVKDGADYVGVGPYRFTTTKEKLSPVLGLEGIAGIMSSLRNMGIHIPVIAIGGILAADVPALMQTGIHGIAVSGLITHADNKLLTVSSLAI; from the coding sequence ATGATCAACTCATTACATTACATATCACAGCAAACGGCCAATGCTTCGCATGTTGACAATATACTGGCCGCTTGTGAAGCAGGCTGCAAATGGATACAGCTTCGTATCAAAAATGAGCCGGAAGAAAGTATACGGCGACAGGCAATGGCCGCAAAAGCTATCTGTGCGAAATACAATGCTACGCTGATCATTAATGATCATCCGCAGGTTGCGGCTACCATAGGCGCACACGGCGTACATGTAGGCAAAGAGGATATGACCGTAGCGGCAGCACGTGCACTCACGGGTGACAACTTTATCATCGGCGGCACCGCGAATACACTCGAAGACATTCTCGCTCATGTGAAAGACGGTGCTGATTATGTTGGGGTAGGACCTTACCGGTTCACCACAACGAAAGAGAAATTAAGCCCGGTACTGGGACTGGAAGGCATCGCCGGTATCATGTCATCTCTGCGGAACATGGGCATTCATATACCGGTAATTGCGATAGGGGGCATACTGGCAGCAGATGTACCGGCCCTGATGCAAACAGGGATACATGGTATTGCCGTAAGCGGTCTTATCACACATGCTGACAATAAATTACTCACCGTATCATCACTTGCAATATGA
- a CDS encoding thiamine phosphate synthase, with amino-acid sequence MIQVLTHSTHLPEETRYWRQLLDAGADSILLRKPGWTAGDYEQLLLEADVTCYSKIMIAGHPLLCEKYGLQGIHFSENAGNQLTATTLSLFREQGWRLSTSVHTIPVLQSAANHWDQLLLAPVFDSISKPGHNSAFGEDFRLFRGAYQGRVLALGGIDRTTAVKARNMQFDGIALLGAIWQEPATAISRFSHIMDIWNTTGHSL; translated from the coding sequence ATGATACAGGTCCTTACACATAGTACCCACCTACCGGAAGAGACCCGTTACTGGCGGCAACTACTGGATGCTGGTGCTGACAGTATCCTGCTGCGCAAGCCCGGATGGACGGCCGGTGATTATGAGCAATTGCTGCTGGAAGCAGATGTCACCTGCTATAGTAAGATCATGATCGCCGGTCACCCACTGCTTTGCGAAAAGTATGGTTTGCAGGGCATACACTTCAGCGAGAACGCCGGTAACCAACTGACAGCCACCACACTGTCATTATTCCGGGAGCAGGGCTGGCGGCTCAGCACCAGTGTACATACTATTCCCGTATTGCAATCAGCCGCTAATCACTGGGACCAGCTATTACTGGCGCCTGTGTTTGACAGCATCTCTAAACCGGGGCATAACAGTGCCTTCGGTGAAGATTTCAGGCTGTTCAGGGGCGCTTATCAGGGTAGGGTATTAGCGTTAGGAGGGATCGATCGTACAACAGCTGTTAAAGCCCGCAACATGCAGTTTGACGGGATTGCCCTTCTGGGCGCCATCTGGCAGGAACCAGCCACAGCTATCAGCCGGTTCAGCCACATCATGGATATATGGAACACAACCGGCCATTCGTTATGA
- a CDS encoding hydroxymethylpyrimidine/phosphomethylpyrimidine kinase, whose translation MEHNRPFVMSLAGLDPSAGAGLLADIKTFEALNTYGLGVCTALTVQTDTQFISAEWQSATQIIAQAQPLLEKFPVQYCKIGIIKDAATMLAVISAIRHIQPDIKIILDPVLKASAGYVFHQDARLGVWKAVLEQVYLLTPNYHEALLLSGEADGAAAARVLATYCAVLLKGGHRADMPGTDSLFVQEEEKIRLQDYWPQSGRDDRLHIVPGMQEGSSVSILDIPAGRQTVYPKHGSGCVLSAAVTAQLAAGVSLFKACISAKLYTEKFLASHSSLLGYHNS comes from the coding sequence ATGGAACACAACCGGCCATTCGTTATGAGCCTTGCCGGCCTGGACCCGTCCGCAGGAGCGGGATTACTGGCCGACATCAAAACATTTGAGGCGCTGAACACTTACGGACTTGGTGTCTGTACTGCATTGACCGTACAAACAGATACGCAGTTTATCTCAGCCGAATGGCAGTCTGCTACGCAGATCATTGCACAGGCTCAACCACTATTGGAAAAGTTTCCCGTGCAATACTGTAAGATCGGGATCATAAAAGATGCGGCGACCATGCTGGCCGTGATCAGTGCCATCCGGCATATACAGCCAGATATAAAGATCATACTTGACCCGGTACTGAAAGCCAGTGCAGGATATGTCTTTCATCAAGATGCCCGGCTGGGTGTATGGAAGGCCGTGCTGGAACAGGTTTACCTGCTCACGCCTAATTACCACGAAGCGTTATTGTTAAGCGGGGAAGCGGATGGTGCTGCTGCCGCACGTGTGCTGGCCACTTATTGTGCAGTACTATTGAAAGGCGGTCACCGGGCGGACATGCCAGGAACCGACAGTCTGTTTGTTCAGGAAGAAGAGAAGATACGACTGCAGGACTATTGGCCTCAATCCGGTCGGGACGATCGTCTGCATATCGTACCCGGTATGCAGGAAGGTAGTTCGGTCAGTATCCTCGACATTCCGGCAGGCAGGCAGACCGTCTATCCAAAACACGGGTCCGGATGTGTACTCAGTGCTGCCGTCACCGCACAACTGGCAGCAGGCGTATCATTGTTCAAAGCATGTATTTCAGCAAAGCTGTATACAGAGAAATTCCTGGCCAGTCATTCATCACTATTAGGTTATCACAACTCATGA
- a CDS encoding lmo0937 family membrane protein, with protein sequence MNGLLYLIAVILIIGWVLGAFVYSAGGLIHILLVLAVIAILVNIIRGRAV encoded by the coding sequence ATGAACGGCTTACTTTATTTAATCGCAGTTATTCTGATTATCGGATGGGTTCTGGGTGCGTTTGTTTACTCCGCCGGTGGTCTTATACACATTCTACTGGTATTGGCAGTTATCGCTATTCTTGTAAATATCATACGCGGTCGCGCAGTATAG
- the thiC gene encoding phosphomethylpyrimidine synthase ThiC — MHSISRTPFPGSRKIYVDGVAMREITLTPTRPHNSKAADIPNAPVVVYDTSGPYTDPNADIDVRKGLPRLRESWILDRNDVDKLPGITSSYGKQRLEDNRLDHLRFSYQHSPLRAKAGHNVSQMHYAKKGIITREMEYIATRENQCVEKLFQENNALWQQHKGQSFGANTPVKFITPEFVRQEIAAGRAIIPNNINHPESEPMIIGRNFLVKINANIGNSAVTSSIEEEVEKAVWACRWGADTIMDLSTGKHIHETREWIIRNSPVPIGTVPIYQALEKVNGKAEELNWEIFRDTLIEQAEQGVDYFTIHAGVLLRYVPLTAKRTTGIVSRGGSIMAKWCLAHHKENFLYTHFEEICEIMKAYDVAFSLGDGLRPGSIADANDAAQFAELETLGELTHQAWNHDIQTMIEGPGHVPMHLIKANMDKQLEHCKEAPFYTLGPLTTDIAPGYDHITSAIGAAMIGWFGTAMLCYVTPKEHLGLPNKEDVRQGVITYKIAAHAADLAKGHPGAQHRDNALSKARFEFRWDDQFNLSLDPETARSYHDETLPAEGAKIAHFCSMCGPHFCSMKITQEVRDYAANQQIDETLALETGMAEQADAFKAQGGAIYF; from the coding sequence ATGCATTCTATTTCACGCACACCATTCCCAGGATCCAGAAAAATCTACGTAGATGGCGTAGCCATGCGAGAGATCACACTGACACCTACACGTCCGCATAATAGCAAAGCAGCCGACATTCCCAACGCACCGGTTGTAGTATATGATACCAGCGGACCATACACCGATCCCAATGCTGACATCGACGTACGTAAAGGCCTCCCAAGACTGCGGGAAAGCTGGATCCTCGACAGAAATGATGTTGATAAACTGCCTGGCATTACTTCTTCCTATGGTAAACAAAGACTCGAAGATAACCGCCTGGACCACTTACGTTTCTCCTATCAGCATTCTCCGCTGAGAGCGAAAGCCGGACACAACGTATCGCAGATGCACTACGCGAAGAAAGGCATCATCACCCGGGAAATGGAATATATCGCTACCCGTGAGAACCAGTGCGTAGAAAAGCTGTTCCAGGAAAATAATGCCCTCTGGCAGCAACACAAAGGCCAGTCCTTTGGTGCCAATACCCCTGTAAAATTCATCACACCTGAATTTGTAAGACAGGAAATAGCTGCTGGCCGCGCTATTATCCCCAACAATATTAACCACCCGGAAAGTGAACCGATGATCATCGGCCGCAATTTCCTGGTGAAGATCAATGCGAATATTGGTAACTCTGCCGTGACCTCCAGCATAGAAGAAGAAGTAGAAAAGGCTGTATGGGCCTGCCGATGGGGTGCTGATACGATCATGGACCTGAGCACCGGTAAACATATTCATGAAACCAGGGAATGGATCATCCGTAACTCACCTGTACCTATTGGTACAGTGCCCATCTACCAGGCACTGGAAAAAGTGAATGGTAAAGCAGAAGAACTCAACTGGGAAATATTCCGCGATACCCTCATCGAACAGGCAGAACAAGGCGTTGATTACTTCACTATCCACGCGGGTGTACTGCTACGCTACGTGCCATTGACGGCAAAACGTACCACGGGCATCGTGTCCCGCGGAGGTTCGATCATGGCAAAATGGTGCCTCGCACATCACAAGGAAAACTTCCTCTATACACATTTTGAAGAGATCTGTGAGATCATGAAAGCGTATGATGTGGCCTTTTCCCTGGGTGATGGATTACGTCCCGGCAGTATCGCAGATGCTAACGATGCCGCACAATTCGCAGAACTGGAAACACTTGGCGAACTGACCCATCAGGCGTGGAACCATGATATTCAGACCATGATAGAAGGACCTGGTCACGTACCGATGCACCTCATCAAAGCCAACATGGACAAGCAGCTGGAACATTGTAAAGAGGCTCCTTTCTACACACTCGGACCATTGACAACTGATATCGCACCTGGTTATGACCATATCACATCGGCTATCGGCGCTGCCATGATAGGATGGTTCGGGACTGCCATGCTCTGTTATGTAACGCCGAAAGAACACCTGGGTCTTCCGAATAAGGAAGATGTGAGACAGGGGGTGATCACCTATAAGATCGCCGCACATGCTGCTGACCTGGCGAAAGGTCATCCTGGTGCGCAACACCGTGACAATGCATTGAGCAAAGCCCGCTTTGAGTTCAGATGGGATGATCAGTTCAACCTGTCCCTCGATCCTGAAACAGCGCGTTCCTATCACGATGAAACGCTGCCCGCCGAAGGTGCCAAAATCGCACATTTCTGTTCTATGTGCGGGCCACATTTCTGCTCTATGAAGATCACACAGGAAGTACGCGACTACGCTGCTAATCAGCAGATAGATGAAACACTGGCACTGGAAACCGGTATGGCGGAACAGGCGGACGCGTTTAAAGCCCAGGGAGGCGCTATCTACTTCTGA
- the thiS gene encoding sulfur carrier protein ThiS, translating to MEVLVNNKLYAVQPGTSIAALLQFIQLPSEKGVAIAINSQVIPKTSWPDQILQTADKVTIIRATQGG from the coding sequence ATGGAAGTGCTTGTAAACAATAAACTTTATGCGGTGCAGCCGGGGACCTCCATCGCTGCACTCTTACAGTTTATTCAACTACCGTCAGAAAAAGGCGTAGCCATCGCCATCAACAGTCAGGTCATACCAAAGACCTCCTGGCCCGATCAGATCTTACAGACCGCTGATAAGGTCACGATCATTCGCGCCACACAGGGGGGATAG
- the dnaN gene encoding DNA polymerase III subunit beta: MKFIVSSSTLLKQLQQISGVINSNTVLPILEDFLFLIDKNELTVVATDLETVMKVKLEVEAKESGRICIPAKILMDSLKNLPDQPLTFHIDLNSYAVEITSDNGKYKVMGENPENFPKEPAADDTTSFTVTATALVTAINKTLFAVSNDDLRPAMTGVFFELTPGSLTFVATDAHRLVKYVRTDVVCPKAETFIVPKKPLNLLKSALPDNSTEIKIAYSQNHFFVTHDGAQMICRLIDARFPDYKVVIPKDNPYRLTVAKSDFQNALKRVSVFANKSTNQVALSITGSELQLSAQDVDFSFEGNERMSCQYTGDDMQIAFNAKFLIEMLNAAEGDEISIELSTPTKAGILKPSEIEENEDLLMLVMPLMLNN, from the coding sequence ATGAAGTTTATCGTTTCTTCCTCTACTTTGTTAAAACAATTGCAGCAGATCAGCGGGGTGATCAACTCGAACACGGTGTTGCCTATATTGGAAGATTTCCTGTTCCTGATCGATAAGAACGAACTGACTGTAGTAGCCACAGACCTTGAGACTGTGATGAAGGTGAAGCTGGAGGTGGAAGCCAAAGAAAGTGGCCGTATCTGTATTCCGGCAAAGATCCTGATGGACTCTCTCAAAAACCTGCCTGACCAGCCACTTACATTTCATATAGATCTTAACTCCTACGCGGTTGAAATTACTTCCGACAATGGTAAGTACAAGGTGATGGGTGAAAATCCGGAGAATTTCCCGAAAGAGCCTGCGGCTGATGATACCACTTCATTCACCGTAACTGCCACCGCCCTGGTTACTGCGATCAACAAGACCCTCTTCGCCGTAAGCAATGACGATCTCCGTCCTGCCATGACAGGTGTGTTCTTCGAACTGACCCCGGGTAGCCTGACCTTCGTAGCTACAGATGCGCACCGCCTTGTTAAGTATGTAAGAACAGATGTAGTGTGCCCTAAAGCAGAAACCTTCATCGTGCCTAAAAAACCGCTGAACCTGCTGAAGTCTGCATTACCTGACAATAGCACCGAAATTAAGATTGCCTATAGCCAGAACCACTTCTTTGTTACACATGACGGCGCCCAGATGATCTGCCGCCTCATCGATGCAAGGTTCCCTGACTATAAGGTTGTTATTCCTAAAGACAACCCATACCGCCTGACCGTTGCAAAAAGCGATTTCCAGAATGCCCTGAAACGCGTAAGCGTTTTCGCTAACAAGAGCACCAACCAGGTAGCCCTGAGCATTACAGGCAGCGAACTGCAGCTTTCCGCCCAGGACGTTGACTTCTCTTTCGAAGGTAATGAGCGTATGAGTTGCCAGTACACAGGTGATGATATGCAGATCGCATTCAACGCGAAATTCCTTATCGAAATGCTGAACGCAGCAGAGGGGGATGAGATCTCTATCGAATTGTCTACACCAACCAAAGCAGGTATCCTGAAACCTTCTGAGATAGAAGAAAATGAAGATCTGCTGATGCTGGTTATGCCGCTTATGCTGAATAACTAA
- a CDS encoding ferritin-like domain-containing protein — protein sequence MQLNEKLLEALNDLVRINRDRVEGYSKAIDQTDDADLKALFQRMTEESNTYIEQLNKLLTEHGETAPDGATIYGKIYRTWMDVKATFSGHDRHSILSACEYGEAAAQRTYEEILRSSIPMPYSVRELIANQKGALRSSHDTVKTYRDLEKIPH from the coding sequence ATGCAACTGAATGAAAAATTGTTGGAAGCCCTGAATGACCTGGTTAGAATTAACCGCGACCGTGTAGAAGGATATAGCAAGGCAATTGATCAGACCGATGATGCAGACCTCAAAGCATTGTTTCAAAGAATGACAGAAGAAAGTAATACATATATAGAACAGTTGAACAAACTATTGACTGAACATGGTGAAACCGCGCCGGACGGTGCTACTATATACGGAAAGATCTACAGGACATGGATGGACGTGAAAGCGACTTTTTCCGGACACGACCGCCATTCCATCCTCTCCGCATGTGAATATGGAGAAGCTGCCGCTCAGCGGACCTACGAGGAAATACTTCGTTCCAGTATTCCGATGCCTTATAGTGTCAGAGAATTGATCGCTAACCAGAAAGGAGCGCTCAGAAGTTCGCATGATACCGTAAAGACATATAGAGACCTGGAAAAGATACCTCATTGA
- a CDS encoding sterol desaturase family protein translates to MEEFFNNIPPWYRTAFLVGGLVLLWMIEGVIPRLSFKGDRYRHAGTNLFFTLTTAAVNLGFAFLIVTASEWTARTQFGLLYTIQLPVWLHCLLAMMMMDLIGAYLVHLIQHKIAWMWHFHKIHHIDTAVDTTTALRHHPVESLFRVFALLLAIVVMGVPIWMVMLYQSVSAFMSQFNHANIRLPKWLDNALSLVIVSPDMHKVHHSHYQPETDSNYANIFSFWDRLFGTFVKVKDVTHLRYGLDEYREEHYQQIGTLLKVPWEHTKQEKVIN, encoded by the coding sequence ATGGAAGAATTCTTTAATAATATTCCACCCTGGTATCGTACCGCCTTTCTTGTCGGCGGACTGGTGCTTCTCTGGATGATAGAAGGCGTAATACCCCGTCTCTCATTCAAAGGAGACCGCTACAGGCATGCGGGTACCAATCTGTTCTTTACGTTGACAACTGCGGCTGTTAACCTGGGCTTCGCATTCCTGATCGTTACCGCATCAGAATGGACTGCCCGGACACAATTTGGTCTGTTGTACACCATTCAGCTGCCTGTATGGCTGCATTGCCTGTTAGCCATGATGATGATGGATCTCATCGGCGCTTACCTGGTACACCTCATCCAGCATAAAATAGCCTGGATGTGGCATTTCCATAAGATCCATCACATTGATACCGCTGTAGATACTACGACGGCCTTACGCCACCATCCGGTAGAAAGTCTGTTCCGGGTATTCGCCCTGTTACTGGCTATCGTAGTGATGGGCGTTCCCATCTGGATGGTGATGTTATACCAGAGCGTATCCGCATTTATGTCCCAGTTCAATCATGCCAATATCCGGTTACCCAAATGGCTAGATAATGCCCTTAGCCTTGTCATAGTATCGCCTGACATGCATAAGGTGCACCATAGTCATTATCAGCCCGAAACTGATTCCAACTACGCCAACATCTTTTCATTCTGGGACCGCCTGTTCGGCACATTTGTAAAAGTGAAAGACGTAACACACCTGCGTTACGGACTGGATGAGTATCGGGAAGAACATTATCAGCAGATCGGTACCCTGCTAAAGGTTCCCTGGGAACATACAAAGCAGGAAAAAGTTATAAACTAA
- a CDS encoding thiazole synthase, translated as MTPLVIAGHTFSSRLFTGTGKFSSLPLMEEALLASGSELVTVALKRVDVHNQSDDMLQHVHHPQLKLLPNTSGVRTAKEAVYAAQLAREALETNWLKLEIHPDPRYLLPDPIETLKAAEELVKLGFIVLPYVHADPVLCKRLEEVGTAAVMPLGAPIGSNKGLKTIDFLEIIVEQSNVPVVVDAGIGSPSDAAKAMEIGADAVLVNTAIAVAANPVLMAQAFRQAVLAGRQAYEAGLAPVHRQAVASSPLIGFLDEV; from the coding sequence ATGACACCTCTTGTAATAGCAGGACATACCTTTTCTTCCCGGCTGTTCACTGGTACGGGTAAGTTCTCCTCTCTGCCGCTCATGGAAGAAGCCTTACTGGCATCTGGTTCAGAGCTGGTGACGGTAGCGTTGAAAAGGGTAGATGTGCATAATCAATCGGACGACATGTTACAGCATGTTCATCATCCGCAGCTAAAATTATTGCCTAACACCTCTGGTGTAAGAACAGCAAAAGAGGCAGTGTATGCCGCACAGCTGGCCAGGGAGGCACTGGAAACGAACTGGCTGAAACTGGAGATCCATCCTGACCCGCGGTATTTATTACCCGACCCGATAGAGACATTAAAAGCCGCAGAAGAACTGGTAAAACTCGGTTTCATTGTGTTACCCTATGTACATGCAGACCCTGTACTGTGCAAGCGGCTGGAAGAAGTGGGCACAGCGGCAGTGATGCCATTGGGTGCGCCTATCGGCAGTAATAAGGGACTTAAAACGATTGACTTTCTTGAGATCATCGTAGAACAAAGCAATGTGCCCGTTGTCGTGGATGCCGGCATTGGCAGTCCGTCAGATGCGGCTAAGGCAATGGAAATAGGGGCTGATGCAGTGCTGGTGAATACCGCTATTGCGGTAGCAGCCAACCCGGTACTGATGGCCCAGGCATTCAGGCAGGCAGTGTTAGCGGGCAGACAGGCATATGAAGCAGGACTGGCACCGGTACATAGACAGGCAGTGGCATCCAGTCCGCTGATCGGTTTCCTTGATGAAGTATAA